The genomic segment AGGTTTTAAATTACTGGTAAATCAGCTTAGAAAAAAAGACAGTGTTTCCATTGCAGTATATGCAGGGGCAGCAGGGCTTGTACTTCCCCCTACCCCTGGAAATGAAAAAACCTCCATACTGGGTGCAATTGAAAAACTTGAGGCAGGCGGTTCAACAGCAGGGGCACAAGGCATTGAACTTGCTTATAAAACTGCAAAAGACAATTATATTGAAAACGGCAATAACCGGGTTATTCTTGCAACAGACGGGGATTTTAATCTAGGCATCTCGTCTGATGGTGAACTTGTAAGACTGATTGAAGAAAAAAGAAAACAGGGAATTTTTTTGAGTGTACTTGGTTTTGGCACCGGCAACATCAAAGATTCAAAAATGGAACAACTGGCAGACAAGGGCAATGGTAATTATGCTTATATAGATTCCCTGCTTGAAGCTAAAAAAGTACTGGTAAAAGAGATGGGGGCAACATTATTCACCATTGCCAAGGATGTAAAAATACAAATTGAGTTCAACCCTGCAAAGGTTAAAGCATACCGCCTGATAGGATATGAAAACAGACTTCTTAATAAAGAGGACTTTAATGATGATAAAAAAGATGCAGGTGAACTGGGAGCAGGCCATACGGTTACAGCATTATATGAAGTGATTCCTGATGAATCAAAAGAGGAAATCCCCGGGGTTGATGATTTGAAATACCAGGAAAAACAGGTATTAACAAAAAATAAAGATACAGATGAAATATTAACCTTAAAACTTAGATATAAATTACCAGGATCCGATACAAGCAGGCTGATGGTATATCCTGTTAAAGACAGGAAAACATCTATTGGCGAAGCTTCTGACAACCTGATATTTTCTTCCTTAGCTGCAGGTTTTGGCATGTTATTAAGGAAATCAGAATTTTCAGGAGATATGACTTATAAGGATATTATCAAAACTGCAAAAGCTTATAAAGGAAAAGACGAAAACGGATACAGGGCGGAATTTATCAGACTTGCAGAACAGGCGGAAATGCTGGACGAGCAATAAATATTTAAAGAAATCCCTATGATTCCAATAGACAATATTTACAAAGCAGCAGAAATAATAAAAAAAACGGTAATACGCACTCCCCTGGTATATTCCCCGACTATGAGCCGGATCTTTGGTGCTGATATATGGTTAAAGCTGGAAAACCTTCAAAAAACCGGTTCATTTAAAATTCGCGGTGCAGCATATAAAATTTTGACCAGGAAAAAGGAAATCTGCCCCGGAGGTGTTGTGGCTGCTTCAGCAGGCAACCATGCCCAGGGAGTAGCCCTGGCAGCTACCAATGCAGGGATTAAATCCACCATTGTAATGCCTGAATGGGCTTCCATAAGCAAACAGGAGGCAACCCTTTCTTATGGCGGCAAAGTAGTGCTGGCAGGTCAAAGTATTGGGGAAAGCCTGAAAAAAGCCAGGGAAATTGCAGAAAAAGGCAAAACCTTTATCCATCCTTTTGACGATCTTGACATTATTACAGGCCAGGGAACAATCGGACTGGAAATTCTTGAGGATTTGAAGGATGCAGACATGCTTTTAGTACCCATAGGAGGAGGGGGTCTTATTTCAGGGACAGCCTGTGCTGCAAAACATTTAAATCCTGGTATAAAAATCATTGGTGTCCAGGCTGCTTTTTGTCCTTCAGCTTATCAATCTTTTCTTAAAGGAAACATAAGCCTGGTAAAATCCCGATTATCCATTGCTGACGGCATAAATGTCAGGCAGACAGGCAGGCTGAATTTTCAAATTATTAAAAAATATATTGATGATATTGTGCTGGTAAAAGAAGAACATATTGCAGCTGCCATTCTTATGCTGCTGGAGCGGAAAAAAATCCTGGCTGAAGGCGCAGGAGCTGTTCCCCTGGCAGCCTTGATAAACCGGGCTGTTAAAATTCATCCAAATACAAAAATAGTTTTAATAATAAGCGGCGGCAATGTGGACAGCCCCCTTGTAGGAAGAATTATACAAAAGGGATTGTTAAAAAATGGAAGGCTTATGCGGGTAAAGCTTCATTTAAATGATATTCCAGGATCCCTTTCAAACCTGCTTTCACTTATTGCCGGGTTAAAAGCAAATATACTTCATATTTACCATGACAGGCATATCCAGGATATGGCATTAAATATGACTTATGTAGAACTTGAACTTGAAACCCGGGGACATGACCATATTAATGAAATCCAGGAAAGTTTAAACAATTCTGGTTATAAGTCAGTATAAAACATAAAAATCAGTAATCATAAAGGAATAATAATGGGTATAGCAGATTTCATAAGGCCAAAATGGAAACACAGCAATCCTGAAATCCGTCTTAAAGCAGTTAAAGAAATGGATATATCTTCAACAGATCGTCTGGAAAATATTGCTGCTAATGACCCTGATTCTCAAGTGCGCATAGAAGCCATTCAAAAAATAAGCAGTGAAAAGGTATTGCTTGATCTGCATGACCGTGCTTTTGGTCAAAGTGATTCTCCTGTTGCTGAAGCAGCAAAAAACCGTTTAAATACAATATACTACCATAATATTTTACAAACCAGTGATACAGGGATTCAAACAGCTTGTATAGACAAGATTAATGATGAAAAGGTTCTTGCTTCTCTTGCCTGTGAGATTGAAGATATTGATGTCCGTACACTTGCTGCAAAAAAGATATATAATCCAGACCTGCTTTGCCAGATAACAGAAAATAACTGCGGGCTGAAAACCGGAACAGCTATTGTTGATAAATTATCTGAAATAGAACATCTTACAAGGATTGCCCAGAACGCCAGTAATAAAAAAGTAAAAAAACATGCTCAAAATAAACTGGATGCAATTTATGAAGAACGTAACCGTCCTGCACCTGAAGATATTAAAAATGCTGAAATAAAAGAAATATGTGAACAGATTGCAAATATAAACAAATCTGAAATCAGCTTTGAAACTGAAAAGCTTTTATCAGAAATTGATGCAAAATGGGAAGCATTATCACCTGACAGCAGCCATGAACTCAGCACTTGTTTTAAAAAAGCAAGGCTGGAAATAGAGGAAAAACTAAAACATCTTCATAAAGCTGAACAAATAAAAGAAAATCTTGAATCAATATGCAGCATGGCTGAGAGTTTAAGCACCAATATATCTGACAATACGGAAAAAAATATAGATGAACTTGAAAAAAGCTGGGCAGAACAAGAAAAAGACCTTATTTTAGAAACAGTCAGGACTGACTTGCAGCAGCGATTTGACAATGCCTGTAAAAATTTTTTGCAAAAGCGTGAAAAACATATTCAGGAAACAGCAGCTTTCCAGGAAAAAATTGAACACCTGAAATCCCTTTGCACCCAGGCTTCAGACCTGGCTGAAAAACCAGACCCGGCTCTTGATCTTCAGGAAACTGATAAAAAGATAAATCTTCTGAAAGAACAATGGCATAAATCTTTTTTTGACCATTTTGAAACAAGGCAGTTACAGGAAAATTTTGAAAAAGCTCTGGATGCTGTTAAAGAAAACCAGGAAAATTTTGAAAAAACACGGAAACAGGAACAGGCTGCCCAGGAAAAACAGCTTGTAAAATTATGTGAAACTGCAGAATCTGCTGTGAATGAAGAAGAACGTTTGGGACTTGAACAAAAGATCAGGGCTGTTCAGCAGGAATGGAAAGAAACCGGCGATCTGGTTCCAGAAATCAAAGAAGCCCTGTTCCCCAGATTTAGAGATGCTTGTGATAATTTTTTTATAAAACAGAGAGAATACTGGGAATATCTTGAGTGGGAAAGATGGGCAAATCTTAATCAAAAAGAAGAATTATGTAAAATAATTGAACTTCTTGCCCAGACAGATAAAATACAGGGAACTGCCAAAATTACCCGTGAAGCTCAAAGCAGATGGAAAGAAATCGGGCCTGTATCAAAGGATAAATCAGAAGCAGTATGGAACCGGTTCAGCCTGGCTTGTGATAAGGTTTTCCAGAGATGCCTTGATTATAAAAAAGAGCTTTATAATCAGCTTTCCAATATTCTGGAATCCTGTAAACAAGATCAGGATAATATAAACTGGACTCAAACATCAGAAACAATAAAAGAAATTCAATCAGAATGGAATGCTGTGGGAACCCTTCCCTTAGCTCTTGAAAAGGATTTACGCCAGAATTTCCAGGAACTCTGCAATATTTTTTTTGAAGACCGCCGTGAGTTTTATCAGCAAAGGGATGAAGAACGCCTGGATAACCTGAAGATAAAAACCAAACTTTGTGAAAAAGCTGAATCCATGTCTTTTTCAGAGGACTGGAACACAACAGCCTCAAAATATAAAAATATACAGCGCCAATGGAAAGAAACAGGACCTGTTCCTAAAAACGAAGGTGATGAACTGTGGCAAAGGTTCAGGACTGCCTGCAATACATTTTTTGACAGGATGAAAGCCGGAGAACCTGAAAATTTAAGACTTAAACAGGAATTGTGCAATAAGGTTGAAGAGCTGCTTAAAGATCATATTGAAGATACAGATATGGAAAAAATAAGCAGGGAACTCATAGAACTGCAAAAACAATGGAAGGAAATAGGCCCTGTTCCCATTGAAGATGCAGATTTTATCTGGCAGAGATTTCATAAACCATGTGATGAATTTTTTGAAAAACGAAAAGAATATATAAAACAGCTTGAATCCCAGCAGGAACAAAATAAAGTATTAAAAGAAGATTTGATTGCCCGTGCTGAAATTTTGTCAGAATCAAAAGAATGGAAAGAAACAGGAGAAGAACTTAAAGAAATTCAAAAAACATGGAAGGAAATCGGGCCTTGCTCTCATAAAACAGAGCAGGAATTATGGATTCAATTTCGGAAAGCATGTGATCATTTCTTTACCAGCAGAAAGAATTTTTTTGACAAACTGGATAATGAACGCATGGAAAACCTTAAAAACAAAGAAACCCTGTGCCTTTCCCTTGAAGCACTTGCCCGTCTTGTAATCCCTGAAAGAACACTTGATACTGTTAATGCTGTTCCTTCAGCAGAACAACTCAGCATAGCCCTTGATTATAAAAATGAGATCATTGTTCCAGGAAATAATAAGGCAACATGGGACAGGGCAATGCAGAAGGTTAAAGAGATTCAAAAAAAGTGGAAAGAAATCGGGCCTGTTCCCAGCGAACAAGATGAAAATCTCTGGAAACGTTTTCGCAGTGCCGGGGATATATTTTTCAAAACCGGGCCAGATCATGAAAATCCAGACCATGAAAATCTTGAAAAAGGATAAACATAACCTGTTTACAATATTTGACAGTTAAAATACAGACAAATTAAAAATAAACCGCAAAGGAGAAAAGATAGAATTTATGAACGATTTTTTAAAAAGCCTGAGAAGTAACAGCAAAGACAAACGTTTTGACAGAAGTTCCAGAAGGCCCTACAATCCCCAGTATAATGGAAATCCCCAGTACAGATCTGACGAAGAGGTAAACGGAAATTTAAAAAGAGGTCATCTGCCTGGATCTGATAATGAAAAATTAACAAAACTGGCAGAAGGTTTTTTACCTGAAATCAAAACCTTTATGGAGAGCATTGCTGAAAATCAAAAACGAATGACAGATGCCGAGGAACGAAAAGCAGAAATGCTGGCAGAGATTGCAAAGTCCCTCCAGGCTCTGCTTAAATCAGGTATTTCCCTGCCTTTAAATCAGTTAGATCAGGTTGTTGAAAATCAAACTTTTTATGAACCAGGAAATAATCCAAAGATTGAAAATAATGATAATAACAACCCTGCTGCTCCTGACAGGGAAACAATATTAAACATTATTTTTTCCATGCGTGAAAAAGGAACAACCTTTGGAGAGATTGCATCTTTCCTGGATTCTAAAAATATTCCTACTTTTTCAAAAAAAGGAACCTGGCACGCCCAGACTATTCATAGAATTTGTAAAAAAATGAATAAGTAAACAGGAGCAGGTTTCTAAGATTTTCGGAGGCATAAATGACAAAAGATACAAATACTGCTTCAATTATTATGGCAGCAGGCAGGGGAAGCCGCATGAAATCATATGACGGCAATAAAACCCTGCTGCCCCTGATTCCCGGCAAATCTTTGTTTGAAGGGTCTTATCCTGTTCTTCTGCACATACTCAAGGCGCTTCCAGCCGGTCCAAAGGCACTGGTTGTTAATTATAAAAGTGAAGATATAAAAAAAGCAACACAGGGTTTTGACCTGACTTACTGGTGTCAGCCAAAGCTTAATGGCACCGGAGGTGCAATTCTGGCTGTTCGTGAATTTATTGAAAATCAATCATGTAACAGCCTGGCTGTTACAATGGGTGATGTGCCCTTTATAAAGGCTGGGACCTATGACAGGTTATTGGATAAGCTTGATAAACATCATTTTGTTATTTTAGGATTTGTGCCTGAAGATAAAAAAAGATACGGGGTTTTGGAAATCCAGGGAGATCAGGTTAAGAAAATTACAGAATGGAAATACTGGAAAGATTTTTCTGAAAAAGATCAAAAGGCATTAACAATATGCAACTCAGGTATTTATGCAGTCCGCAGAAAATGTCTGCTTGATTATCTGCCCGTACTGGAATCAAGACCCCAGATTGTTCATAAAGAGCGAAATGGTGAAATGGTAGCAGTTCAGGAATATTTTCTCACTGATATTGTTGAATATATGAATAAAGATAATTTATCAATAGGTTATGTGCTTACAGACAATGAAATGGAAACCATGGGTATTGACGATCCCGCATCCCTTGAAAAAGCTCAACAATGTTATAAAAAAATGCAGGGCTGCGCTTAGAAACAGCCCTGAAGTGATATGAATTCAAAATCACATAATATGGTCAATCATTTTGCTCCTGGTGCTTTTGAAACCCGCGTAAAAGTCTTTCATGAGTTAATGGCCTGTAAAATCAAAGAAATCCTTTTGATTTCTACTCCTTACGATGCATTTATCATGGAAGAAGACGGCAGTCTTACCTCAAAGATTATTCATGAATACCAGGGGCTTAATCTCAGCAGTCCCCCCAGAATTACCAAAGCTTTTTCTGCAAAAGAAGCTCTTGAAATTTTCATGCAAAAAAAATTTGACCTGGTTATTACCATGCCAGGACTTGAAGATATGGAAACATATCCACTGGTAATGGAGATAAAAAGCATAAAACCCGAACTCCCTGTTATCCTTTTGGCACACAGTCCCCAGGATATTGATCAGGATATTTCCAATACCTGTAAAATAATAGATAATGAATTTATCTGGACAGGTAACTCTGATCTGCTTCTTGCTCTTATAAAACATGTAGAAGACAGCCTTAATGTTGAGGCTGACACAAAAAACGGAATGGTCAGGGTCTTGATCCTGGTAGAAGATTCGCCTTTTTACAGATCTTTTTTCCTTCCTCTTATATACAGGGCAGTTGTAAAACAAATACGTTCTGTTCTTGAAGAAAGCCTGACTCAGGAACATCAGCTTCTGAAAATGAGGGCAAGACCCAAGATTCTTGTGGCTGAAAATTTTGAAAAAGCACTATATTTTTTTGAAAGATTCAGACCCTATGTATTTGGCATAATGTCAGATACCAGATTTCCCAAAGATTGTAAAATAACTGCTGATGCAGGGGTTCTTCTGTTATCACATATAAAAAAAGAGATTCCCCACCTGCCCCTTCTTCTCATGAGTTCTGAACCTGAAAACAAGCACAGGGCAGAGGATATCCAGGCTGTGTTTATTGATAAAAATGCCCATGATCTTTATGCCAGAATAGAAAATTTTTTCCTGAATTATCTTGGATTTGGTGATTTTGTTTTTCGCCTGCCTGATAAAACTGAAATTGGCAGAGCTTCCAACCTGCGCTCCCTTGAAAAAATTCTTTTGCAGATTCCTGATGAACCTGTTGAATACAATGCCAGGCGGCACCGCTTTTCCAACTGGCTTATGGCACGTTCTGAACTGGCTCTTGCTTCGGAATTTGCCAAAGTAGAGGTGTCTGACTTTGACTCTATTGAAAAAGTAAAGCATTATATTGTTTCAACTATCCATTGTTTAAGAAAATGCAGGCAAAAAGGTGTGGTTGTCCAGTTTGATTCCAAAGAATTTGATCCTGATATTTCAGACTTTGTTAAAATTGGAAAAGGTTCTCTGGGCGGAAAAGCCAGGGGACTTGCTTTTATGTCCAGCCTGCTGCACCAGGTAACAGATATTGCAGAAAAATATCCTGAGATTAATATACTAGTACCTCAAACCCTGGTCATTGCCACAGATGGCTTTGAATCATTTATATCCCTAAATAATCTGCACTACCTCCTTTCCCTGCCTGCTTGTGCTGAAACAGACAGGGAAATCCAGGCACGCTTTTTAAAAGCAGAGATTCCTGGTCAGCTTTATAATGATCTTAAATTGTTCCTGGAAAAAGTCCGCACCCCTCTTTCGGTTCGTTCATCCAGCCTGATGGAAGATGCTCATTTCCAATCTTATTCAGGGCTTTATAAAACATATATGATCCCTAACAACCATCCTGATATTTCTGTACGTCTTCACCATCTTGCAACAGCAGTAAAACTGGTATATGCTTCTACTTATTTTGAAAAACCCAGAAACTTTGCAAAAAATATTTCCTTCCAGTTCCAGGAAGACAGTATGGCTGTCATTATTCAACAATTGGCAGGCCGGCAGTACGGGGATTTTTTTTACCCTTCCATATCTGGAAAAGCTCAATCCTGGAATTTTTATCCTTTTTCTTATATGAAACCTGAAGATGGAATAGCCAGGATTGCCCTGGGGTTTGGAGAAATTCTTGAACAAGGGGAAATTGCCCTGAGATTTTCCCCTTCATATCCTCATTTACTGCCTCAATTTTCAAGTGTTGAAGATATACTTGCATACAGCCAGCGCTTTTTTTATGCTCTCCGCATTGATAATTATCCTGAATCCCTTGATATCAGGGAATCAGGAAACCTTGAAAAAAGGGATGTACATGATGCAGAAGATGAATTTTCAGTTAAAAGCCTTTGCAGTACTTATATTCCCGAAGAAAACAGGATTCGTGACACAGCTTATGTCCAAGGACTTAAAATTTTAACATTTGCTCCTGTTCTAAAATACAATATCCTTCCTTTGCCTGAACTGCTTAAAGACATACTCGAACTTGGACATAAAGGGATGGGAAGTCCGGTAGAGATTGAATTTTCAGTAAATCTGGGACAGGACAAACAAGAAAAACCCAGCTTTTTCTTGCTTCAATTACGTCCCATGTCAGCAGGAAAATTAAACCAGGATGTTCAGATAAGCAGACATGAAATCAAGAATGCCCTTTGTTTTTCAAACCATGCTCTTGGTCATGGCAGTAACCAGGATATAAAAGACATAGTTTTTGTTAAACCTGATGATTTTGATCCAAAAGAAACAATGGCAATTGCAAATGAGATAGGGCAGATAAATGAAGGACTTATTAAAAAAAACAGGCCCTATTTATTGATAGGTCCAGGCAGGTGGGGATCTTCTGACAGATGGCTTGGGATTCCAGTCCAATGGACTGATATATCAGGTGTAAATGCAATAATTGAAGTAAAAGATCCCAGGCTTCCAGCAGAGCCTTCCCAGGGATCCCATTTTTTTCAAAAGATCACTGGTCTGGGGATTCATTATATAACATTAGATCAAAACTCTTCAGACTATCTTGACTGGTCTAAACTCTATTCCATGCCCAAAATTAAGGAAACACGCTTTCTTTGTCATGTCAGGCATGAAAAACCCCTTATTTTAAAAAATGACGGCAGAATTTCCTGCTGTGTTATCCTGACAGCGTAAATCTTTGTTAATTTTTTTGTTGTTTTAAACCAGGCTCTCTGCTATTCTTCCAAAAATTTAACCTGTACAAATATAAAATTTTTCTTATTAACCAGGAGGTATTTTGATGAAGTCAATTAGAATGATACGTTCAGGCAGTCTGCTGCTGTTTACCGCTTTTGTGTTTCTTTTTTTAACCTTATCCTCAGCTTATGCAGCATTAAGTATTTCTCCAATTGAAGATAAGACCGGCAACGAAGATTCGGTTGTTAAAGTAAATTTTTCCTTATCAGGGGATTTAGACGGAATAAGTGTTGAAGTAAGTTCAGATAATACCCAGTTGATTCCTGATAAAAATATAATACATACAGGCTCAGGAGCCAGCCATATACTTACCATTGTCCCTGAACCTGACAAATACGGCCAGGCAGATATAAAAATCATGGTTGAAAGTGATTCTGGTTCTGATTCTGAAACATTCAGACTGGAAATAAAGGCAGTTGACGATAAGCCTGTTGTAACTATACCTGATACTCAATCACTAAATGAAAACTCCGAGCTGGTATTTAATAATGAAAACGGCAACATTGTTACAGTGGACGATATTGATGCAGGCGATAACGAGGTAAAACTAACCATAAGTGCAGAACACGGCACCCTTAAAATTGAAGGCAGTACCCAAGCCAGTATTACCGGCAATAATACAAAAAAGCTTATAATCAAAGGTTCACTTAATAAGATAAACAATGATATTAACGGCCTGATATATAAACCTGAACTAAAATGGAACGGCGAAGAAATCCTGACATTTACAATAGATGACCAGGGCCATACTGGTATGCTGCCCAATCCTTTTTCAGATTCATTAACAGACACAAAAAAACTTACAGTCAGTGTAATTTCTGTAAACGATGCCCCGGTTATAACAATACCCGGCAGCCAGAAAACAGACGAAGATATCCCCCTGATCTTTAATGAAGAAAATAAAAATCAGATACTAGTTGATGATCCTGATTCTGGAGATGGTGAAATAGAGATTTTGCTTAACCTGGATAATGGTGTTTTAATTATATCCAGTGATGTGGAAGCAGTTATAGATGGAAGCAGTTCTGATGAAATGACCATAAGAGGCACCTTAACCCAGGTCAATGAGGCATTAAACGGACTGGAATGCAGATTTGAAAATAACTGGAACGGTGATGCTCAATTAACAATTACTGCTGACGATCTCGGCAATACCGGTGAAGGCGGCCCCTTAACTGACACAAAAACACTTGATATAATAGTTGAACCTGTCAATGATCCCCCTGTAATTTCTCATTCCGGCAGCACTTCAATTGATGAAGATACATCTCTGACAATTGCGGTTACTGTACAAGATCCTGATGCTGGAGACGGCGACATTAACCTATATTTCAGTGTTGATAAAGGCAGCCTTGAAATACCTGAAACCCAGAATGTTGAAATCACAGAAGAAGGCTTAGAAGAGTATAATCTTAAAGGCTCCGCAGCAAATGTCAATCTGGCAATGAAAGAAATTATTTATACTCCTTTTCCCAACTGGAACGGAACTGCTGTTATTGCAATAAAAGCCAATGACAATGGTAACACAGGCGGAGACCCGGAGGAAAGCCAGGAAGCAGAGATTGAAATAAGTATTGCCCCTGTAAACGATGCCCCTGTTATTAACAACAGCTCTGAAATTGCTCTTGATCCCATTGAAATAAATGAGCAGAATTCTCCAGGGGAATCAGTGCGAAATATAATTAAAAATTTAATTGAAGATAAAGATATTACAGAAATACCAGCAGGAATTGCAGTTGTTGCAGCAGATAATGAAAATGGTCTCTGGATGTATTCCATAGATAATATTGACCAAACCTGGCTGAATTTTCCTGAAAACCTGTCAGAAACCACGGCTGTTCTTTTAGATTCCAATGCCCTTATCCGTTTTGTTCCCAACAAAGACTGGGAAGGAAAAGCTGTAATCTCATTTCGTGCATGGGACCTTACAGGGGAAAACGAAAACGGGGATTCAGATGTTGATACAAGTATAAATGGAGGCAGTACGCCATTTAGTGAAGAAATTTTAACTGCATTCATTATAGCAGGAGACCCTGATTTTATTTTTCCCAATGCAGGACCGGATCAGAATGTACTTGAAGGCCAAGAGGTTACCTTAGATAGTTCTGCTTCATCTTATCCTTCAGATACAAATATCACATTTCTCTGGGAACAGACAGAGGGAATTGAAGTAATCCTGTCTGATGCCGGTATAGAAAAACCGGTATTTACAGCCCCCATGACCGAGGGCAGTACCTTAAAACTGACATTTAAATTAACCCTTGCCAATGATGAAAATGAAACCTTTTCAGATACTGTTAATATCAATGTTAAACCAGCAGCTTTATTAATCAAGGCCATAGCAGGTGAAGATCAGGAGGTTATTGAAGGTGATATTGTTACTCTGGATGCTTCTGAATCTGAAATCCCGGAAGGTACTGAAGTAATGATTACCTGGTCCCAGACAGAAGGCACAGCAGTCACCCTTTCAGATATTAATAAAAAGAAACCTGAATTTACAGCCCCGGGTGTTGGTGCAGAAGGTGAAAAACTGACATTTCAGCTTACTATTACAGATATTGAAAACAATGAATATACAGACACCACCATTATCACGGTAAAAGACAGTGAGAGCATTGAAGCAAATGCCGGTGATGACATGGAGGCAATGGAAGGCGAAGAGGTAATGTTAGACGGCTCCAGATCAAAAATTCCTGGAGATTCTGCACTCCCGATTACCTGGACCCAGACAGAAGGTACGATTGTTACTCTTTCAGCAGATAATATTATTAATCCTTCCTTTACAGCACCTGAATTAGATGCAGACGAAGATTTAATCTTTAAACTGACCCTGACAGACAGTGAAGGACAGGAATATACAGATACGGTTACAGTCAAGATAAAAGACGGGGATGCTATTGTGGCAGATGCAGGCATTAATCAAACAGTTATCCAGGGAGAAACTGTTACACTGGATGCCTCAGCTTCAATAGTGCCAGATGACGTAAGCCCATTATATGAATGGAAACAAAAAGATGGAAAGGCCGTTGAACTGTCAAATCCAGCATCTGTGCAGACCACATTTATTGCACCTGATCTTGAAGATGGACAGGAAATGAATCTGGTATTTGAGGTTACAGTAAGCAATAATGCTGAACGCAGTGACAGTGCAGAGGTTGTGATAACAATTGTTGAACAGGCTGTATCTGAACCCCCGGTGGCTGATGCCGGTGCAGATCAGAATGTCAATTCAGGAGCCAGTGTTACACTGGATGCATCAGCATCTTCAGATCCTGATGGAGAAATTAAGGAATACAAATGGGAAGAAATATCCAGTTTTGAAATAAGCCTTTCAGGTGCTGATACTAAAACCGCTGTTTTTACAGCACCTTCAGGAGGAGAAACAGGGAAAACCCTTGAATTTAAGCTGACAATAACAGATAATGATGGAAATAAGGCTGAAGATACAATAAAAATAAATGTTGCAAAAGAATCTGTTATTCCAGGGCCTGGACAGAGTGAAACATTTAAAGAAGGCCAGACAGTTACACTTAATGTTTCTGATACAGGCGATATAGGAACCGTAGTATCATACAATTGGGAGCAAATCTCAGGCCCGGCTGTTGAATTATCTGATCCTCATTCCCCGAATCCGGTCTTTATAGCTCCAATTGTTGGTACTCAAGGTGCTGAAATAGCTTTCAAGGTAACGCTGACTGGTGAAAACGGAACCAGCTCAAACGATACAATTACCATAGGAATCAAAGACAACGGTATTACAGGCTTTCCTGATGATGTCCTGACTTTTACTCCCACAACAACCTCTGTTATGGGAATTAAAACAAATGGGAA from the Desulfonema limicola genome contains:
- a CDS encoding vWA domain-containing protein, whose protein sequence is MKPVFKIIIPLCICMAIFAACSQGPDYMMHKDSVPAPSPALMMQSATAPQFNTEQYSHIQENTFKSPFNDPLSTFSIDVDTASYANVRRFLNQNRLPPADAVRIEELVNYFSYNYPEPENETPLSVTTEAGPCLWNKGHRLIHIGIKGKDVPIKDIPAMNLVFLLDVSGSMNSPDKLPLLKKGFKLLVNQLRKKDSVSIAVYAGAAGLVLPPTPGNEKTSILGAIEKLEAGGSTAGAQGIELAYKTAKDNYIENGNNRVILATDGDFNLGISSDGELVRLIEEKRKQGIFLSVLGFGTGNIKDSKMEQLADKGNGNYAYIDSLLEAKKVLVKEMGATLFTIAKDVKIQIEFNPAKVKAYRLIGYENRLLNKEDFNDDKKDAGELGAGHTVTALYEVIPDESKEEIPGVDDLKYQEKQVLTKNKDTDEILTLKLRYKLPGSDTSRLMVYPVKDRKTSIGEASDNLIFSSLAAGFGMLLRKSEFSGDMTYKDIIKTAKAYKGKDENGYRAEFIRLAEQAEMLDEQ
- the ilvA gene encoding threonine ammonia-lyase; the encoded protein is MIPIDNIYKAAEIIKKTVIRTPLVYSPTMSRIFGADIWLKLENLQKTGSFKIRGAAYKILTRKKEICPGGVVAASAGNHAQGVALAATNAGIKSTIVMPEWASISKQEATLSYGGKVVLAGQSIGESLKKAREIAEKGKTFIHPFDDLDIITGQGTIGLEILEDLKDADMLLVPIGGGGLISGTACAAKHLNPGIKIIGVQAAFCPSAYQSFLKGNISLVKSRLSIADGINVRQTGRLNFQIIKKYIDDIVLVKEEHIAAAILMLLERKKILAEGAGAVPLAALINRAVKIHPNTKIVLIISGGNVDSPLVGRIIQKGLLKNGRLMRVKLHLNDIPGSLSNLLSLIAGLKANILHIYHDRHIQDMALNMTYVELELETRGHDHINEIQESLNNSGYKSV
- a CDS encoding DUF349 domain-containing protein, with the translated sequence MGIADFIRPKWKHSNPEIRLKAVKEMDISSTDRLENIAANDPDSQVRIEAIQKISSEKVLLDLHDRAFGQSDSPVAEAAKNRLNTIYYHNILQTSDTGIQTACIDKINDEKVLASLACEIEDIDVRTLAAKKIYNPDLLCQITENNCGLKTGTAIVDKLSEIEHLTRIAQNASNKKVKKHAQNKLDAIYEERNRPAPEDIKNAEIKEICEQIANINKSEISFETEKLLSEIDAKWEALSPDSSHELSTCFKKARLEIEEKLKHLHKAEQIKENLESICSMAESLSTNISDNTEKNIDELEKSWAEQEKDLILETVRTDLQQRFDNACKNFLQKREKHIQETAAFQEKIEHLKSLCTQASDLAEKPDPALDLQETDKKINLLKEQWHKSFFDHFETRQLQENFEKALDAVKENQENFEKTRKQEQAAQEKQLVKLCETAESAVNEEERLGLEQKIRAVQQEWKETGDLVPEIKEALFPRFRDACDNFFIKQREYWEYLEWERWANLNQKEELCKIIELLAQTDKIQGTAKITREAQSRWKEIGPVSKDKSEAVWNRFSLACDKVFQRCLDYKKELYNQLSNILESCKQDQDNINWTQTSETIKEIQSEWNAVGTLPLALEKDLRQNFQELCNIFFEDRREFYQQRDEERLDNLKIKTKLCEKAESMSFSEDWNTTASKYKNIQRQWKETGPVPKNEGDELWQRFRTACNTFFDRMKAGEPENLRLKQELCNKVEELLKDHIEDTDMEKISRELIELQKQWKEIGPVPIEDADFIWQRFHKPCDEFFEKRKEYIKQLESQQEQNKVLKEDLIARAEILSESKEWKETGEELKEIQKTWKEIGPCSHKTEQELWIQFRKACDHFFTSRKNFFDKLDNERMENLKNKETLCLSLEALARLVIPERTLDTVNAVPSAEQLSIALDYKNEIIVPGNNKATWDRAMQKVKEIQKKWKEIGPVPSEQDENLWKRFRSAGDIFFKTGPDHENPDHENLEKG
- a CDS encoding recombinase family protein, encoding MNDFLKSLRSNSKDKRFDRSSRRPYNPQYNGNPQYRSDEEVNGNLKRGHLPGSDNEKLTKLAEGFLPEIKTFMESIAENQKRMTDAEERKAEMLAEIAKSLQALLKSGISLPLNQLDQVVENQTFYEPGNNPKIENNDNNNPAAPDRETILNIIFSMREKGTTFGEIASFLDSKNIPTFSKKGTWHAQTIHRICKKMNK